In the genome of Kluyveromyces marxianus DMKU3-1042 DNA, complete genome, chromosome 1, one region contains:
- the DNA2 gene encoding bifunctional ATP-dependent DNA helicase/ssDNA endodeoxyribonuclease DNA2 encodes MVSTPKKKRTASIAISPLKVSSVNDIPLKTRAKKKSNKTYQFAPLNNLSSGEPVLKSIPISKVRNADPALKAKGLSGKTRVQPQSKVKENNVLGSCKVHPDRSPETRYSDGPSEEVIWRYSPRRLDEQIANHYDLADESDNDDSMNGADIRGQSSTPLINDKFKDLIGCDDINEEIPIGTHGRVAQGSPIKKAQREVTPIRDINEILNDLEGPKTLPPSSPVGRENSVSDEASSKPSQVPILNNTSIKEANKNSFSIDQPGMRKSKSPVCINIDSDESDKAECKEVDEEEDDDSLIDILTQRFTKPSFKDMDDQSSQSQEDSLLELLEEEMEISHNNVTTNAQKQSQLQTRKRLERVEVVLEPQEESGEESVNPKSDQNVSPLEQEDEITRYAKLAEFPYPQKGFQRLCIYDIKELKTPLQIILTCINQHKEKINIILREPWVRYKYEKGMIIHLIAGENFPNKRLLSNDKDPKTGLENDNLLIVYPDVLLSATMIGTAMDCERRAVLSARLNEPGEYSMAATLGNIIHSLIQELLRLKLLQPNQFISKGLALEVLDKIIKPFTTEVNMCNESVDSAVKTITDEHLPFIIEFVNTNVTKENARSWVQVIGSKNKRKLSVSDIIDIEENIWSAKYGLKGYIDVTVETNVDNDGKRLLAPIEIKTGKWKSNAHEAQGLIYTLLLQDRYDIPVNAHMMLYTKLKEFSLQPKVLNSLKHLLNLRNKLAKYLQVMNQEMSDWGGTEHELPEMIQSSKCDQCFSKNSCMVLNKLSDKEQMPGLLKHEYSDLTRHLEGKLQLYRSFYRKYDRLLMMEETSVVSLVKDTFLMSGEERELQTGYCVSELRLSNVQNLGQRYLYTFTRDKQKRSSKSRISKDDNPSMESLSMLSSNIHQNDYVMISDNITGQLAVGTGHVVEIAEDFIVVSCGRNILANNIHGDSFNRDTRQVVRSVLMNQSIQLQENTKLTSQRYRIDKNESATGLALARYNLLNLFLPEVLLESGSSLPASGEKSFLPAKQSLGGYSRGRNLIVELNEPQWVKNVTKLPTISGDFNAQQQKAIERSLTCRDYNLILGMPGTGKTSVICELVSILVGQGKSVLVTSYTNSAVDNIMMKLIKRVARSKMVRLGSKSKVHELIKPYCISELYNGENENMSGIIDGAQVVGVTCLGINDPWLQLRTGDFHYVILDEASQVSLPVAIGPLRFGYKFILVGDHYQLPPLVKNKFAQENGLQESLFERLCRTHPQSVVELQEQYRMNQEIMSLSNILIYEGKLRCGTNSVRDQRLEFPDDAVMCKMANETTLLHKLIDPNRPVVIFDHDAGWDENYGPEQCQEQNDHGQICNVGEARIVDQIVRKLLEYGIQDRQIGVMSMYKAQMSLLRTTFEDTNIEVLTADQFQGRDKDCIVVSMVRSNPDQSSGVLLRDIRRMNVAMSRAKKKLIVVCSWQCVSAIHSLKPFINHVVRNNWVLSRRDQENRASNPVVKN; translated from the coding sequence atggTTTCTACTCCTAAGAAAAAGCGCACTGCAAGCATAGCCATATCGCCACTGAAGGTATCGTCCGTCAATGATATACCACTTAAGACAagagccaaaaaaaagtcaaatAAAACTTACCAATTTGCTCCTCTGAACAATCTAAGTTCTGGTGAGCCTGTACTGAAATCTATTCCTATATCTAAGGTACGAAATGCTGATCCAGCGTTAAAAGCGAAGGGCCTTTCTGGCAAGACTAGGGTACAACCTCAATCTAAAGTGAAGGAAAATAACGTACTAGGAAGCTGTAAAGTCCATCCAGACAGATCACCTGAAACAAGATATAGTGATGGTCCATCAGAGGAAGTAATATGGAGGTACTCTCCGAGAAGATTAGATGAGCAAATAGCAAATCACTATGATCTAGCAGATGAAAGTGACAATGACGACTCAATGAATGGTGCTGACATAAGGGGCCAGTCTTCTACACCATTAATCAATGACAAGTTTAAAGATTTGATTGGTTGTGATGACATAAATGAGGAAATTCCAATTGGAACACACGGTAGAGTAGCGCAAGGTTCTCCCATCAAGAAGGCCCAAAGGGAAGTGACACCGATTCGAGATATCAATGAAATTTTGAATGATCTTGAAGGTCCTAAAACACTACCACCATCTTCTCCTGTTGGTAGAGAAAACAGCGTAAGCGATGAAGCATCTTCAAAACCATCACAAGTACCAATCTTAAACAACACTAGCATAAAGGAAGCGAATAAAAATAGTTTTAGCATAGATCAACCAGGCATgagaaaatcaaaaagcCCAGTTTGCATTAATATAGACTCTGATGAAAGTGATAAGGCAGAGTGTAAAGAGgttgatgaggaagaagatgacgatTCTTTAATTGATATCTTGACTCAACGTTTTACCAAaccttctttcaaagatatgGATGACCAATCTTCACAGTCACAAGAAGATTCTCTATTGGAGTtgttagaagaagaaatggaaattTCACACAATAACGTAACGACAAACGCACAAAAGCAATCGCAACTACAGACAAGGAAAAGATTAGAAAGAGTGGAGGTTGTTCTTGAACCACAAGAGGAATctggagaagaaagtgtAAATCCCAAATCAGATCAAAATGTTTCTCCTTTAGAACAAGAGGATGAAATAACTAGATATGCTAAACTGGCAGAATTTCCTTATCCACAAAAAGGCTTTCAAAGGCTTTGTATCTATGATataaaagaattgaaaaccCCActtcaaataatattaacCTGCATAAACCAgcataaagaaaaaataaatattatTCTTAGAGAACCTTGGGTCCGCTACAAATATGAGAAAGGCATGATTATACATCTAATTGCGGGCGAGAACTTCCCAAACAAGCGTTTGTTGTCAAATGATAAAGATCCTAAAACAGGATTAGAGAATGATAATTTATTGATTGTATACCCCgatgttcttctttctgcaACTATGATCGGTACCGCCATGGATTGTGAGAGAAGAGCAGTTCTATCTGCAAGACTTAATGAACCTGGTGAATATTCTATGGCTGCAACTCTCGGTAATATAATTCATTCCTTAATACAGGAATTGTTACGCCTTAAACTATTGCAACCAAATCAATTCATTTCAAAAGGGCTTGCATTGGAAGTACTGGATAAAATTATAAAACCTTTTACCACAGAGGTGAACATGTGCAACGAATCGGTAGACAGTGCTGTTAAAACTATAACAGATGAACACTTACCTTTTATCATAGAGTTCGTGAATACCAATGTAACAAAGGAAAATGCGAGATCCTGGGTTCAAGTTATAGGGTCTAAAAACAAGCGGAAACTGTCAGTTTCAGATATCATTGATATAGAAGAGAATATATGGTCGGCTAAGTATGGATTGAAGGGTTATATCGACGTTACGGTGGAAACTAATGTAGATAATGATGGAAAACGGTTATTGGCTCCAATTGAGATAAAAACTGGCAAATGGAAATCTAACGCACACGAAGCACAAGGGCTTATTTACACCTTATTATTGCAAGACAGATATGATATACCAGTCAATGCGCATATGATGCTTTACACTAAACTAAAAGAGTTTTCACTACAACCTAAGGTCCTAAATTCTCTAAAGCATTTGCTCAATTTAAGAAACAAGTTAGCGAAATATCTTCAGGTTATGAATCAAGAGATGTCAGATTGGGGTGGGACAGAACATGAATTGCCTGAAATGATTCAAAGTTCGAAATGTGACCAATGCTTCTCGAAAAATTCCTGTATGGTTTTAAATAAGTTAAGTgacaaagaacaaatgCCTGGGTTGTTAAAACATGAATACTCTGATCTGACGAGGCATCTTGAAGGGAAACTACAGCTTTACCGTTCCTTCTATCGTAAATATGATAGGTTGTTAATGATGGAAGAAACAAGTGTTGTCAGTCTTGTAAAAGACACCTTCTTGATGTCTGGAGAGGAGAGAGAGTTACAAACAGGATACTGTGTAAGTGAATTAAGGTTATCAAATGTACAAAATCTTGGCCAACGATACCTCTACACTTTTACGCGCGATAAGCAAAAGAGAAGCAGCAAGTCCAGAATTAGCAAAGACGACAATCCATCTATGGAGTCACTGAGTATGCTCTCCTCAAATATACATCAGAATGATTACGTAATGATTAGTGACAACATCACTGGTCAATTAGCAGTTGGTACAGGCCATGTAGTGGAGATAGCAGAAGATTTTATTGTAGTAAGCTGCGGTAGAAATATTTTGGCAAACAACATACATGGTGATTCCTTCAATAGAGATACAAGACAAGTTGTTCGCAGTGTCTTAATGAACCAATCAATACAACTTCAAGAGAATACAAAGTTGACAAGTCAGCGCTATAGAATCGATAAGAATGAAAGTGCTACAGGACTAGCACTAGCACGTTACAACTTATTGAACCTATTCCTCCCAGAAGTTCTATTAGAATCAGGTTCTTCTTTACCAGCATCGGGGGAAAAATCTTTTCTACCTGCGAAACAGTCTCTTGGCGGATATTCAAGAGGCCGTAATCTCATCGTTGAACTTAATGAACCGCAATGGGTGAAAAATGTAACAAAATTGCCTACTATCAGCGGTGACTTTAAtgctcaacaacaaaaggCTATAGAAAGGTCACTAACCTGTCGTGATTACAACCTTATTTTAGGCATGCCCGGCACAGGTAAGACTTCTGTCATTTGTGAGTTAGTTTCTATTCTTGTTGGCCAAGGTAAGTCTGTGTTAGTAACTAGTTACACCAATTCTGCAGTGGACAACATAatgatgaagttgattAAAAGAGTAGCAAGATCCAAGATGGTACGTTTAGGATCTAAGAGCAAAGTCCATGAGTTGATTAAACCATATTGCATTTCGGAACTATACAATggagaaaatgaaaacatgAGCGGTATCATTGATGGGGCCCAAGTTGTTGGTGTAACATGCCTTGGAATCAATGATCCATGGCTACAGCTAAGAACAGGCGATTTCCATTATGTGATATTGGATGAGGCCAGTCAGGTGTCTTTGCCGGTAGCAATCGGTCCTTTACGTTTCGGGTATAAATTTATTTTGGTCGGTGATCATTACCAACTACCGCCATTAGTGAAGAATAAATTTGCTCAAGAGAATGGCCTACAAGAGTCCTTATTCGAGCGACTCTGTAGGACTCACCCACAGAGTGTAGTTGAGTTGCAAGAACAATACCGTATGAACCAAGAAATAATGTCTCTTTCGAATATTTTGATATACGAGGGAAAGCTTCGTTGCGGCACAAATTCTGTGCGTGATCAAAGGTTAGAGTTCCCCGATGATGCAGTAATGTGCAAAATGGCAAATGAAACAACACTGCTCCATAAGCTGATTGACCCTAACCGACCGGTGGTGATATTCGACCATGATGCCGGGTGGGACGAGAACTACGGCCCAGAACAGTGCCAGGAACAAAATGACCATGGCCAAATATGCAACGTTGGCGAGGCTAGAATAGTAGATCAAATCGTTCGCAAATTACTCGAGTACGGTATACAGGATCGTCAAATAGGAGTGATGTCAATGTACAAGGCCCAAATGAGCTTGCTACGTACTACTTTTGAGGACACAAATATCGAAGTTTTGACCGCCGATCAGTTCCAGGGAAGGGACAAGGACTGTATAGTGGTCTCAATGGTGCGCAGTAACCCAGACCAATCCAGTGGTGTGCTCTTACGTGACATACGTCGTATGAACGTTGCAATGAGCAGAGCTAAAAAGAAACTTATAGTAGTCTGTTCATGGCAGTGCGTCTCTGCCATACATTCATTGAAACCGTTTATCAACCACGTGGTTAGAAATAATTGGGTGTTAAGCCGCAGAGACCAAGAAAACCGTGCTTCCAACCCGGTAGTCAAGAACTAG